From Actinomyces slackii, a single genomic window includes:
- a CDS encoding sugar phosphate isomerase/epimerase family protein, with protein sequence MTDTAHTPSTPGADRPGTTAETTAAAPSAAPCKARSADPAYSRLALGIAPDSWGVWFPQDDQQIGPMTTLDQMAEAGFEYLETGPHGYFPTDPAVLARETAARGLTVVAGTQGGPLHHREDWPATEKGIRDVAALVSELGAKHLVYLPTPYIDYKTSEQVEPRTIDEEDWAVYMEGLNHVGALLREDYGMTLQVHPHGDTYIESAEQIARALADTDPDLVSLCLDTGHVVYGGGDPLKIIRDHGERIGFVHIKAMDPQVLAETRRNGWSFAQAVAHGVSVTPPQGQPEMRALIDALAGLGKDLNVVVEQDLYPVDPAFPLPNAIATRRYLAQCNLGTL encoded by the coding sequence ATGACTGACACCGCACACACCCCCAGCACCCCCGGCGCGGACCGCCCCGGCACCACCGCTGAGACGACCGCCGCAGCACCCTCAGCGGCCCCGTGCAAGGCCCGCAGCGCCGACCCCGCCTACTCCCGCCTGGCCCTCGGCATCGCGCCCGACTCCTGGGGAGTGTGGTTCCCCCAGGACGACCAGCAGATCGGCCCGATGACCACCCTCGACCAGATGGCCGAGGCTGGATTCGAGTACCTGGAGACCGGGCCCCACGGCTACTTCCCGACCGACCCGGCCGTCCTGGCCCGGGAGACCGCGGCCCGAGGCCTGACGGTTGTGGCGGGGACCCAGGGCGGCCCCCTGCACCACCGCGAGGACTGGCCCGCCACCGAGAAGGGGATCCGCGACGTCGCCGCCCTTGTCAGCGAGCTCGGGGCGAAGCACCTGGTCTACCTGCCCACCCCCTACATCGACTACAAGACCTCTGAGCAGGTCGAGCCGCGCACCATCGACGAGGAGGACTGGGCGGTCTACATGGAGGGGCTCAACCATGTGGGCGCCCTCCTGCGCGAGGACTACGGCATGACCCTCCAGGTTCACCCCCACGGGGACACCTACATCGAGTCCGCCGAGCAGATCGCCCGCGCCCTGGCGGACACCGACCCCGACCTGGTCTCCCTGTGCCTGGACACCGGCCACGTCGTCTACGGCGGCGGCGACCCCCTGAAGATCATCCGCGACCACGGCGAGCGGATCGGTTTTGTCCACATCAAGGCCATGGACCCCCAGGTTCTGGCAGAGACCCGCCGCAACGGGTGGTCCTTCGCCCAGGCCGTGGCCCACGGGGTCTCGGTGACCCCTCCCCAGGGCCAGCCCGAGATGCGGGCGCTCATCGACGCCCTGGCGGGGCTGGGCAAGGACCTCAACGTCGTCGTCGAGCAGGACCTCTACCCGGTCGACCCGGCCTTCCCCCTGCCCAATGCGATCGCCACGCGGCGCTACCTGGCGCAGTGCAACCTGGGCACCCTGTGA
- a CDS encoding MFS transporter, whose product MRPQPTRPVSRPLTFTATRRASYAGFVVQAIVNNLAPLLFIAFHTRLGLGVAQLGALASLNFAVQLVTDLAAIRVIDRVGYRRPMLVAHAAATAGLVLLALLPQVMDPMWGLAVAVSVYAVGGGLLEVLVSPVVEHLPSPAEGKASAMALLHSFYCWGQLAVVMLSTGALALIGLGAWPVLPLIWALVPAVNGLVFARVPFPETVGEESRTPLRRLAGSPVFLAALVLMVTGGAAELTMAQWSSFFAESATGVPKEIGDLMGPGLFALLMGLGRMAYGLAGERVDLRVALAVSSAGAVICYLVAATAWHPVVSLLGCAMTGLCISLLWPGTISLTAARFPAGGAAMFAVLALAGDGGATVGPALAGRLAGLAEAGGPLSAVAAALPDDGGTGLRAALMVCAGIPLVFTLTVLALRQPRRP is encoded by the coding sequence GTGCGCCCCCAGCCCACTCGCCCCGTCTCACGCCCCCTGACCTTCACCGCCACCAGGCGCGCCAGCTACGCCGGATTCGTGGTCCAGGCCATCGTCAACAACCTGGCGCCCCTGCTGTTCATCGCCTTCCACACGCGGCTGGGTCTGGGCGTGGCCCAACTGGGAGCCCTGGCCTCACTGAACTTCGCCGTTCAGCTCGTCACCGACCTGGCCGCCATCCGGGTCATCGACCGCGTCGGCTACCGGCGCCCCATGCTGGTGGCGCACGCCGCCGCCACCGCGGGCCTGGTGCTGCTGGCCCTCCTGCCCCAGGTCATGGACCCCATGTGGGGCCTGGCGGTCGCGGTCAGCGTCTACGCCGTCGGCGGCGGACTGCTGGAGGTGTTGGTCAGTCCCGTCGTCGAGCACCTGCCCTCGCCGGCCGAGGGCAAGGCCTCGGCCATGGCGCTGCTGCACTCCTTCTACTGCTGGGGGCAGCTGGCCGTCGTCATGCTGAGCACCGGCGCCCTGGCGCTGATCGGCCTGGGCGCCTGGCCGGTGCTGCCACTCATCTGGGCGCTGGTGCCGGCGGTCAATGGCCTGGTCTTCGCCCGGGTGCCCTTCCCCGAGACGGTCGGGGAGGAGTCGCGCACGCCGCTTCGCCGCCTGGCGGGGAGCCCGGTCTTCCTGGCGGCGCTCGTCCTCATGGTCACCGGCGGGGCGGCCGAGCTGACCATGGCGCAGTGGTCCTCCTTCTTCGCCGAGTCGGCCACGGGCGTGCCCAAGGAGATCGGAGACCTCATGGGCCCCGGGCTCTTCGCCCTGCTCATGGGCCTGGGGCGCATGGCCTATGGGCTGGCGGGCGAGCGGGTCGACCTGCGGGTGGCCCTGGCAGTCTCCAGCGCGGGCGCGGTGATCTGCTACCTGGTGGCGGCCACCGCCTGGCATCCGGTGGTCAGCCTGCTGGGCTGCGCGATGACGGGACTGTGCATCAGCCTGCTGTGGCCGGGGACGATCTCCCTGACCGCTGCACGATTCCCCGCCGGCGGCGCCGCCATGTTCGCGGTCCTGGCTCTGGCCGGCGACGGCGGGGCGACCGTGGGGCCCGCCCTGGCCGGGCGCCTGGCGGGCCTGGCCGAGGCGGGCGGGCCGCTGTCCGCCGTGGCGGCGGCGCTGCCCGACGACGGCGGCACGGGCCTTCGCGCCGCGCTCATGGTCTGCGCGGGCATCCCCCTGGTCTTCACCCTGACGGTGCTGGCGCTCAGGCAGCCCCGCCGCCCCTGA
- a CDS encoding 6-phosphofructokinase, which produces MTAVVPSPSPLKIGVLTSGGDAQGMNAAVRGVVRTALRLGAKPYAVMEGWAGAVAGGDAIRPLAWDSVSSILQRGGTIIGTARSAEFRERAGQLAAARHLLAHGIDRLVVIGGDGSLTGTNEFRKNWPSLLEELVEGGDIPAETAQAHPELMVTGIVGSIDNDLVGADMTIGTDSALHRILEAIDDISSTAASHQRTFVVEVMGRHCGYLALMAAMAGGCDYVLVPELPPGRNWEEDMCLRLKEGREAGRRESMVIVAEGATDRAGNRITADDVKQVLSDRLGESARVTILGHVQRGGRPSAYDRWMSTLLGCAAAREVITMEPEAEPVIIAERHNRIRRLPMMKQVEATRAVKDLVAAQDYLAAVKARGGSFEQMLTIFETMSIPPLPDHDPSRGPDGARRKRVAILHAGGLAPGMNTAARAAVRLGIDHGFTMLGVHGGFPGLLDGEVRELTWADVEGWVGDGGAALGTRREIPEIEQLYALGREIEKHEIDALLIIGGFNAYLSAHRLVTERDRYPAFRIPIVCVPASIDNNLPGSELSIGADTALNNAVAALDAIKLSAAASHRCFVAEMMGRKCGYLSLISGIATGAEKVYLHEDGIRLSTLAADSERMVESFRSGRSLYLVVRNERASEHYTTDVLAHIFAEEGRGLYDVREAVIGHLQQGGNPTAFDRIMATKLVAHALDLLAADLEGRGDGASYVGLVGGKVSHSLLERMNDELDRDNRRPRHQWWLGMRDAVDLVSQDVGVLPLEAVPDFGQAVDQAAAG; this is translated from the coding sequence CAGCTCGATCCTCCAGCGCGGGGGAACCATCATCGGCACCGCCCGCTCCGCGGAGTTCCGCGAGCGCGCCGGGCAGCTGGCGGCCGCCCGCCACCTGCTGGCCCACGGCATCGACCGGCTCGTGGTCATCGGCGGGGACGGCTCCCTGACCGGCACCAACGAGTTCCGCAAGAACTGGCCCTCCCTGCTCGAGGAGCTGGTGGAGGGCGGCGACATCCCGGCTGAGACGGCCCAGGCCCACCCCGAGCTCATGGTCACCGGGATCGTCGGCTCCATCGACAACGACCTGGTGGGCGCCGACATGACCATCGGCACCGACTCGGCCCTGCACCGCATCCTGGAGGCCATCGACGACATCTCCTCAACCGCGGCCTCCCATCAGCGCACCTTCGTCGTGGAGGTCATGGGCCGCCACTGCGGCTACCTGGCGCTCATGGCAGCCATGGCCGGGGGATGCGACTACGTGCTGGTCCCCGAGCTTCCCCCGGGCCGCAACTGGGAGGAGGACATGTGCCTCAGGCTCAAGGAGGGCCGCGAGGCGGGGCGGCGCGAGTCCATGGTCATCGTGGCCGAGGGGGCCACTGACCGGGCCGGGAACCGCATCACGGCCGACGACGTCAAGCAGGTCCTGTCCGACCGCCTGGGCGAGTCGGCGCGAGTGACCATCCTGGGCCATGTCCAGCGCGGTGGCCGGCCCAGCGCCTACGACCGCTGGATGTCCACGCTGCTGGGCTGCGCCGCGGCCCGTGAGGTCATCACCATGGAGCCCGAGGCCGAGCCGGTCATCATCGCCGAGCGCCACAACCGGATCCGACGCCTGCCCATGATGAAGCAGGTGGAGGCGACCCGCGCGGTCAAGGATCTGGTGGCGGCGCAGGACTACCTGGCGGCGGTCAAGGCCCGCGGCGGCAGCTTCGAGCAGATGCTCACCATCTTCGAGACCATGTCCATCCCCCCGCTGCCCGATCACGACCCCAGCCGCGGCCCGGACGGCGCCAGGCGCAAGCGGGTGGCGATCCTTCACGCCGGCGGCCTGGCCCCGGGCATGAACACGGCGGCGCGCGCCGCCGTGCGCCTGGGCATCGATCACGGCTTCACGATGCTGGGCGTCCACGGCGGCTTCCCCGGGCTGCTGGACGGCGAGGTGCGCGAGCTGACCTGGGCCGACGTCGAGGGCTGGGTGGGCGACGGCGGCGCCGCCCTGGGGACGCGCCGGGAGATCCCCGAGATCGAGCAGCTCTACGCCCTGGGCAGGGAGATCGAGAAGCACGAGATCGACGCCCTGCTCATCATCGGCGGGTTCAACGCCTACCTGAGCGCTCACCGCCTGGTCACCGAGCGGGATCGCTACCCCGCCTTCCGCATCCCGATCGTGTGCGTCCCGGCCTCCATCGACAACAACCTGCCGGGCTCGGAGTTGAGCATCGGGGCGGACACGGCGCTGAACAACGCGGTGGCGGCCCTCGACGCCATCAAGCTCTCCGCGGCGGCCTCCCACCGCTGCTTCGTGGCCGAGATGATGGGCCGCAAGTGCGGGTACCTCTCGCTCATCTCGGGCATTGCCACCGGTGCTGAGAAGGTCTACCTCCACGAGGACGGCATCCGGCTGTCCACCCTGGCGGCCGACTCCGAGCGGATGGTGGAGTCCTTCCGCTCGGGCCGCAGCCTCTACCTGGTGGTGCGCAACGAGCGGGCCTCGGAGCACTACACCACTGACGTCCTGGCGCATATCTTCGCCGAGGAGGGCCGGGGGCTCTACGACGTGCGGGAGGCCGTGATCGGGCATCTCCAGCAGGGCGGCAACCCCACCGCCTTCGACCGGATCATGGCCACCAAGCTGGTGGCCCACGCCCTGGACCTGCTCGCCGCGGACCTGGAGGGCCGGGGCGACGGCGCCTCCTATGTGGGGCTGGTGGGCGGCAAGGTCTCCCACAGCCTCCTGGAGCGCATGAACGACGAGTTGGACCGGGATAACCGCCGCCCCCGTCACCAGTGGTGGCTGGGCATGCGCGACGCCGTCGACCTGGTCAGCCAGGACGTCGGGGTGCTGCCGCTGGAGGCGGTCCCGGACTTCGGCCAGGCCGTCGACCAGGCCGCCGCCGGCTAA